The Haemorhous mexicanus isolate bHaeMex1 chromosome 5, bHaeMex1.pri, whole genome shotgun sequence genome contains a region encoding:
- the KMT2E gene encoding inactive histone-lysine N-methyltransferase 2E isoform X1, whose amino-acid sequence MSIVIPLGVDTADTSYLEMAAGSEPESVEASPVVVEKSNSYPHQLYTSGSHSHSYIGLPYADHNYGARPPPTPPASPPPSVLISKNEVGIFTTPNFDETSSATTISTSEDGSYGTDITRCICGFTHDDGYMICCDKCSVWQHIDCMGIDRQHIPDIYLCERCQPRSLDKERAVLLQRRKRENMSDGDTSATESGDEVPVELYTAYQHTPTTITLTATRVTKVNDKKRKKSGEKEQNIAKCKKAFREGSRKSSRVKGTAPEIDPTDSSNFGWETKIKAWMDRYEEANNNQYSEGVQREAQKIALRLGNGNDKKEVSTSNLIFKPPVESYVQKNKKILKAAKDLPPDALIIEYRGKFMLREQFEANGYFFKRPYPFVLFYSKFHGLEMCVDARTFGNEARFIRRSCTPNAEVRHVIEDGTIHLYIYSIHNIPKGAEITIAFDFDYGNCKYKVDCACLKENPECPVFRRSEPTENINTGYETRRKKGKKEKDVSREKETQNQNITLDCEGAATKIKIADNKQRKLSPLRLSISNNQEPDFIDDIEEKTPISNEVEMESEEQIAERKRKMTREERKMEAILQAFARLEKREKRREQALERISTAKTEVKSECKEAQILNDAEFIQEPAKEETAAKPTPAKVNRTKQRKSFSRSRTHIGQQRRRHRTVSMCSDIQPSSPDVEVTSQHNETENAALVAEPETETVVTEMVTETEAPALSKCPTKYPKTKKHLVSEWLSEKSDKAGKPTDTLPERPLRITTDPEVLATQLNSLPGLTYSPHVYSTPKHYIRFTSPFLSEKRRKKEPVENITGSCKKRWLKQALEEENSTTMDRFNSPSQERSRSPAINGEHKSPLLLNDSCSLTDLTTPLKKRRLYQLLESAFSETSTPTPSPYATPTHADITASEPSLFATPPRVKTEDEACRNGYKPIYSPVTPVTPCIHGNTMHFENISSPDSSPEIKRRAYSQEGYDRASILALNSFRNSNLTEMGLQEIKTIGYSSPRNRTDVTRQCTGEMESVSDLQLGLEVIEQSALHKNLEAPTHDRTDSNSQLETAHCGRGTIYSSWVKSPDRTGVNFSMNSNLRDLTPSHQLEVGGGFRINESKCLIQDDARGMFMEASVFCTSEDGIAPGFGRTVNNDNLMDGNCTPQNPPQKKKVSLLEYRKRQREARKSGSKTDSFPLVTVSPHAAGGGNTSSNNGASDGYNNSGENGEQTDNTASLPLPLPTTVYNAAPEDTGNNCAVKESSSSEKSEPEVQWTASTSVEQVRERSYQRALLLSDHRKDKDSGGESPCRPCSPSHVQSPSHSNLISQLQLKAPSFTEIMEEPDSENPEPTSECPSPDTSQRTCKSPSKASKPSSPSPVVSAQPLGKTPAKPDSHWETAANAPETESANHPKSELQQKQLTNNVQALSKTHPSQSHLRSSAEQLSHSQKLPSAPLKLHCPPSPHVENPPKSSTPHAPVQHGYLSPKPHSQQLGSPYRPHHPQSPQVGTPQRETHRNFYPAAPTLQPSNQAQASGPLFAQTTSGQSSASYSQFNQQNLNSNAPPPPPPPPPSSTYYQSQQPSGNFQSYSQLKGSIPQQTVFSSGPNQALPGTAGQQTVPGHHVAAGHFLSSQNPSIHHQASASAAPPPPPPPPAPGPHLVQQQSTHQQHSVAHVVGPVHAMAVAPGSHIHSQAAGHHLPPPPPPPGPLPHHQPPHPSTGHQGLQAQHQHVVNSAPPPPPPPPSSVMGSGHHPSSAQGLHHPSHQGPPHFPSSAHTSVSSYSSQAPHHTTLGPGPQHQPAGTGPHCPLPGQGPHIQPQGPNSIATPTASGFCPHPGSVTLPHGVQGQQQASPVPGQIPIHRAQVPPTFQNNYHGSGWH is encoded by the exons atgGGGACACCAGTGCAACAGAGAGTGGTGATGAGGTTCCTGTGGAACTGTATACAGCTTATCAACACACACCAACGACAATTACTTTAACTGCTACAAGAGTTACAAAAGTCAATGataagaagaggaaaaaaagtggagagaaagaacagaacattgcaaaatgcaaaaaa GCATTTCGAGAAGGATCCAGGAAATCTTCAAGAGTAAAG ggcacagctccagagaTTGATCCTACTGACAGTTCGAACTTTGGATGGGAAACTAAAATCAAGGCATGGATGGATCGTTATGAAGAAGCAAATAATAACCAATACAGTGAAGGTGTCCAGAGGGAGGCACAAAAAATAGCTCTCAGATTAGGCAATGGAAATGACAAAAAAGAAGTCAGCACCAGCAATCTGATTTTCAAACCTCCGGTAGAG AGTTATGTgcaaaaaaacaagaaaattttaaaggCTGCCAAAGACTTGCCTCCCGATGCACTTATTATTGAATACAGAGGAAAGTTCATGCTGAGAGAACAATTTGAAGCTAATGGCTATTTCTTTAAAAG GCCATACccgtttgttttgttttactccAAATTCCATGGGCTAGAAATGTGTGTTGATGCAAGGACTTTTGGAAATGAAGCTCGATTTATCAGGCGTTCGTGTACACCAAATGCGGAG GTGAGGCATGTAATTGAAGATGGAACAATTCATCTTTATATTTACTCCATCCATAACAttccaaagggagcagagattACCATAGCATTTGATTTTGATTATGGAAATTG TAAATACAAAGTGGATTGTGCTTGCCTCAAAGAAAATCCTGAGTGTCCAGTTTTCAGACGTTCCGAGCCTACAGAAAACATCAATACTGGATATGAAActagaaggaaaaagggaaagaaagagaaagatgtTTCAAGAGAGAAAGAGACTCAAAATCAGAACATCACATTGGATTGTGAAGGAGCAgctaccaaaataaaaattgctgatAATAAACAAAGGAAGCTCTCTCCCCTCAGGCTGTCCATTTCTAATAATCAG GAGCCAGATTTTATTGatgatatagaagaaaaaacTCCCATTAGCAATGAAGTAGAAATGGAATCAGAGGAGCAGattgcagaaaggaaaaggaagatg ACAAGAGAAGAACGGAAAATGGAAGCTATCCTGCAAGCTTTTGCCAGActagaaaaaagagaaaaaagaagagaacaggCTTTGGAAAGAATCAGCACAGCAAAAACGGAGGTTAAATCAGAATGCAAGGAAGCACAGATTCTCAATGATGCTGAATTTATTCAG GAACCGGCAAAAGAAGAAACTGCCGCCAAGCCCACCCCAGCCAAAGTTAATAGAACTAAACAGAGGAAAAGCTTCTCCCGGAGTAGAACTCACATCGGACAGCAGCGCAGGCGGCACAGGACCGTCAGCATGTGTTCAGATATCCAACCCTCCTCTCCTGATGTGGAAGTAACTTCGCAGCATAACGAAACTGAGAATGCAGCACTGGTAGCTGAGCCTGAAACAGAAACTGTTGTTACAGAAATGGTTACTGAAACAGAAGCTCCAGCACTTAGTAAATGCCCTACAAAGTATCCAAAAACAAAGAAG CACTTGGTTAGTGAATGGTTAAGTGAAAAGAGTGATAAAGCAGGGAAGCCTACAGACACTCTACCAGAAAGGCCTCTACGCATAACCACCGACCCTGAAGTTCTGGCTACCCAGCTGAATTCTTTGCCTGGTCTCACTTACAGTCCACACGTGTATTCAACTCCAAAGCACTATATCCGTTTTACTTCTCCATTCCTTtcagaaaagaggaggaaaaaagaaccTGTGGAAAACATTACTGGCTCTTGTAAGAAG CGTTGGTTGAAGCAGgctttggaagaagaaaactcAACAACGATGGATAGGTTTAATTCACCATCACAAGAGAGATCTAGAAGTCCAGCCATCAATGGTGAACATAAAAGTCCTTTATTACTGAATGACAGCTGTTCCTTAACAG ATCTAACCACACCACTAAAAAAACGAAGACTGTATCAGCTGTTGGAGTCTGCTTTCTCAGAAACTTCCACACCTACTCCTTCTCCCTATGCCACACCAACGCATGCTGACATCACTGCCTCCGAGCCATCGTTGTTTGCTACTCCTCCCAGGGTAAAAACAGAAGATGAAGCTTGTCGAAATGGTTACAAACCCATCTATTCACCAGTTACTCCTGTAACTCCATGTATACATGGAAATACCATGCACTTTGAG AATATTTCCTCACCTGACAGTTCCCCAGAAATAAAAAGGCGAGCTTACAGTCAAGAG GGTTATGACAGAGCATCGATTCTAGCACTGAATTCCTTCAGAAATTCCAACCTGACAGAAATGGGCCTGCAAGAAATAAAGACTATTGGATATTCTAGTCCAAGGAATAGGACTGATGTCACACGGCAGTGCACTGGAGAAATGGAATCTGTGTCAGACCTCCAGCTGGGACTCGAAGTGATTGAGCAAAGTGCACTGCATAAAAACCTGGAAGCCCCCACACATGATAGGACTGATTCAAACAGCCAATTAGAAACTGCTCATTGTGGACGGGGCACAATTTATTCTTCCTGGGTAAAAAGTCCTGACAGGACAGGTGTAAATTTCTCAATGAATTCTAATTTGAGGGACTTGACCCCTTCACATCAGTTGGAGGTAGGAGGTGGATTCAGAATAAACGAGTCAAAGTGCCTGATTCAAGACGATGCAAGAGGCATGTTCATGGAAGCATCTGTTTTTTGTACTTCAGAAGATGGAATTGCACCTGGCTTTGGAAGGACTGTCAATAACGACAATTTGATGGATGGAAATTGCACACCCCAGAACCCtccacaaaagaaaaag gtGTCCTTGTTAGAATACCGTAAGAGGCAGCGTGAAGCTCGAAAAAGTGGCTCAAAGACAGACAGCTTCCCCCTGGTTACTGTATCTCCTCATGCTGCTGGTGGAGGAAATACAAGTAGTAATAATGGTGCTAGTGATGGGTATAACAACAGTGGTGAAAATGGGGAGCAAACTGATAACACTGCAAGCCTGCCTTTACCACTGCCAACTACTGTTTATAATGCAGCTCCAGAAGACACTGGCAACAACTGTGCAGTTAAGGAATCTTCCTCCAGTGAGAAGAGTGAACCAGAAGTTCAGTG GACTGCATCAACCTCTGTGGAACAAGTGAGAGAACGAAGTTATCAGAGAGCTTTACTTCTCAGTGATCATAGGAAAGACAAGGACAGTG GGGGAGAATCACCTTGTAGGCCATGCTCACCGTCTCATGTTCAGTCTCCATCTCATTCAAATCTCATTTCCCAGTTGCAGCTTAAGGCCCCTTCTTTCACTGAAATTATGGAAG AACCTGATTCTGAAAATCCAGAGCCAACTTCTGAATGTCCGTCCCCAGATACTTCACAAAGGACTTGTAAGAGTCCATCAAAAGCAAGCAAG CCCTCTTCACCGAGTCCTGTAGTTTCAGCACAGCCACTTGGGAAAACACCCGCAAAACCAGATTCGCACTGGGAAACTGCAGCTAATGCACCCGAGACTGAAAGTGCGAATCATCCAAaatctgagctgcagcagaaacagcTGACAAACAACGTCCAAGCACTTTCAAAAACTCATCCATCTCAGTCACATCTGcgcagctctgctgagcaacTTTCACATTCACAGAAGTTGCCTTCCGCACCTTTGAAGCTGCATTGCCCCCCTTCGCCTCACGTAGAAAATCCCCCCAAGTCTTCTACCCCTCATGCGCCTGTGCAGCACGGTTACCTTTCACCAAAGCCTCACTCACAGCAGCTGGGATCTCCATACAGACCTCATCATCCACAGTCACCTCAAGTTGGAACGCCCCAGAGGGAAACACACAGGAACTTCTACCCGGCGGCACCGACCCTCCAGCCCAGTAATCAGGCGCAGGCTAGCGGCCCCCTCTTCGCTCAGACAACATCAGGACAATCTTCAGCTTCCTACAGCCAGTTCAACCAACAAAATTTAAACAGCAATGCGCCacctcccccaccccctccacCCCCTTCTTCCACTTACTATCAAAGCCAGCAGCCCTCTGGAAACTTCCAGAGCTACAGCCAGCTGAAGGGCAGCATACCCCAACAGACTGTGTTTTCATCTGGACCAAATCAAGCACTTCCTGGCACTGCGGGTCAGCAAACGGTGCCAGGCCACCACGTAGCTGCAGGGCATTTTTTGTCCTCTCAGAACCCCAGTATTCATCACCAGGCATCGgcatctgctgctcctcctcctcctccaccaccaCCTGCTCCAGGACCCCACCTTGTCCAGCAGCAAAGTACTCATCAGCAGCACTCTGTAGCACATGTTGTCGGTCCAGTTCATGCCATGGCAGTGGCTCCTGGATCACACATTCATTCTCAAGCTGCTGGTCACCATTTGCCACCGCCACCTCCACCACCAGGTCCTCTCCCCCACCACCAACCTCCCCATCCTTCGACGGGACACCAAGGTTTGCAAGCACAACACCAGCACGTTGTAAACTCGGCACCGCCTCCCCCACCGCCCCCTCCCTCCAGCGTTATGGGCTCGGGGCACCACCCCTCATCAGCACAAGGGTTACACCACCCATCTCATCAAGGACCCCCCCATTTCCCTTCCAGTGCTCACACAAGCGTCTCCTCCTATTCCTCTCAAGCCCCACATCACACAACGTTAGGACCTGGACCTCAACATCAGCCTGCTGGCACAGGACCTCATTGCCCACTCCCTGGTCAGGGTCCTCACATCCAACCTCAAGGACCAAACAGTATTGCCACACCTACTGCTTCCGGGTTCTGCCCTCACCCCGGCTCCGTGACCCTTCCCCACGGAGtgcaagggcagcagcaggcctCGCCCGTGCCAGGACAGATCCCCATTCACAGAGCACAGGTGCCACCCACCTTCCAGAACAATTACCATGGGTCAGGGTGGCATTAA